From Plectropomus leopardus isolate mb chromosome 4, YSFRI_Pleo_2.0, whole genome shotgun sequence, the proteins below share one genomic window:
- the tmem186 gene encoding transmembrane protein 186, translated as MIRSVLLRRLTSHILSCSRGSCLFAGRTPHGLKPLSPDHTAIQQGLCGPLTSKITSLVRYSDLPTLKYTMIYKLPHIKLLRAVSRLKLLQTAITGVILPPVYILYLQEEVPFFLVSYTTGIALFAGVMLYTASHFFRRVVGIMYLDQSQTTLKVSHLTFWGRRHDFYLPVSDVMTIGDTGDNVNETILKLKRYSGPETMYFSTRFGHVVDKHSFEKVFGTLK; from the exons ATG ATCAGGTCAGTGCTGCTACGCAGGTTAACCTCCCACATCCTGTCCTGCAGCAGAGGATCATGTCTATTCGCAGGTCGAACACCTCATGGTTTGAAGCCTCTTTCACCCGATCACACAGCCATCCAGCAGGGCCTCTGTGGACCACTCACGTCAAAAATCACATCCCTGGTCAGATACTCTGACTTACCTACACTGAAGTACACCATGATTTACAAGCTGCCGCACATTAAGCTCCTCAGAGCTGTGTCCAGGCTCAAACTGCTCCAGACTGCAATCACCGGGGTCATCTTGCCCCCGGTTTACATCCTCTACCTCCAGGAAGAAGTCCCCTTCTTTCTTGTCAGCTACACAACTGGGATAGCGCTGTTCGCTGGTGTCATGCTATACACTGCCAGTCACTTCTTCAGGAGGGTTGTGGGAATTATGTACCTGGACCAGTCCCAAACCACGCTCAAAGTGTCCCACCTCACCTTCTGGGGCAGACGTCATGATTTCTACCTGCCTGTGTCAGATGTTATGACCATCGGGGATACAGGGGACAACGTAAACGAGACAATACTTAAGTTAAAGAGATACAGCGGTCCAGAGACGATGTATTTCTCCACTCGCTTTGGACATGTGGTGGACAAACACAGTTTCGAGAAGGTGTTTGGAACTTTAAAATGA
- the hmox2a gene encoding heme oxygenase 2a yields METKLTSKPKSNGVMNGGARIVVDDDDEVLSPTDLSEMLAEGTKESHDRAENCQFVKDFLRGRIKHELFKRGTAALYFVYSAMEEEMEKNSDHPDIAPIFFPAELHRREALAQDLEYFYGQDWESQISLSAGTKPYVDRIHEVGQNNPVLLVAHSYTRYMGDLSGGQILKKVAQRALKLPSTGEGLNFYQFEGIHSHKGFKQLYRSRMNELELDAETKERIVDESNRAFGFNMMVFTELEEIGKTIKEEVQDAGFGHSHAEIMEGGDINKCPYYAAKMAASGNPVYACQLAMTLLSHPPCQVALAAWVAILAGFTAWYLL; encoded by the exons ATGGAAACCAAGCTGACATCCAAGCCCAAATCCAATGGTGTGATGAATGGTGGGGCAAGGATTGTTGTGGACGATGATGATGAAGTTCTTAG CCCCACCGACCTGTCTGAGATGTTAGCCGAGGGGACCAAGGAGTCCCACGACAGAGCAGAGAACTGCCAATTTGTTAAAGATTTCCTCAGAGGCCGCATCAAACACGAGCTGTTTAAG AGGGGTACAGCAGCTCTATACTTTGTCTACTCGGCcatggaggaggagatggagaagaaCAGTGACCATCCTGACATCGCCCCGATCTTTTTTCCTGCAGAGCTGCACCGGCGTGAGGCCCTGGCTCAGGACCTTGAGTACTTCTATGGGCAGGACTGGGAGAGCCAG ATCAGCCTCTCTGCAGGCACCAAGCCTTATGTAGACCGAATCCACGAGGTGGGACAGAACAACCCGGTGCTGCTGGTGGCCCACTCCTACACCCGCTACATGGGTGACCTCTCAGGTGGACAGATCCTCAAGAAAGTGGCCCAGAGGGCACTGAAGCTCCCCTCAACAGGTGAGGGTCTCAACTTTTATCAGTTTGAGGGAATCCATAGTCACAAGGGCTTCAAGCAGCTTTACCGAAGCAGGATGAACGAGCTGGAACTGGACGCTGAGACCAAAGAGAGGATCGTGGACGAGTCCAACCGGGCCTTTGGCTTTAACATGATG gtatTTACAGAGCTTGAAGAGATTggaaaaacaatcaaagaaGAAGTCCAAGATGCAGGATTTGGACACAGTCATGCAGAGATCATGGAGGGAGGTGATATCAACAAGTGCCCCTACTATGCAGCAAAAATGG CTGCCAGTGGGAATCCCGTCTACGCTTGTCAGTTAGCCATGACACTTCTCAGCCATCCACCCTGTCAGGTGGCTCTAGCGGCCTGGGTGGCCATCCTCGCTGGTTTCACTGCCTGGTATCTTCTGTGA